The following nucleotide sequence is from Acidovorax radicis.
GCACCACCACGCTGCCACGCCTGAACCGCGCCGCGGACGACACCTCGCGCGCTGCGCGGCGCCTCAGCCGTGCGGCGGGCGGCGTGACGGACAACCCCCAGCTCTTCATCTATGGCTCCGGCCGCGTCCCCCCTGGCCCCGGTGAGGCCGGTTTTGCCGCACCCTGAGGAACGGAAAGTCCATGAAAAATGCTATAAAAAACAGAGCTGTTAGCGCTTATTCATCAAGCGCTAGAGCCATTTTTTACTTGAAATTCGGCGCCGCATCCCTGCTGCTGGCGGGTTGCTCGGCCTTGCCCAGCCCGCCTGCGCGGCCCCTGCTGTACGACTTTGGCCCCGGTGCCACGGCCGCCAGCCCCGCTGAGGCACGCGCCGCACTGGCCCCCCAGGCGATGCGGGCGCCACTGGCGCTGGCCGAGATCGAAGCCACCGGTTTGCCCGATGGCAGCAATGCCGTGCTGTACCGCCTCGCTTATTCGGGTGCCCAGCAATTGCGCCCCTACAGCCAGGCCCGCTGGAGCCAGCCGCCCGCGCAGCTGGTGCAGCAGCGCCTGCGTGAAGAACTGGGCCACAGCCGCCCCATCCTGCAGGCCGACGATGGTGCCGCCCTGTCGCGCAACAGCGCGCAAGGCGGCAAGTTGCCCCTGGTGCTGCGCTGTGAGCTGGAGGAGTTCAGCCACCTCTTCACCAGCCCGACAGAAAGCACCGGCACGGTGCGGCTGCGGGCCACGCTGGTTGATTTGACCCCGACGGGCGAATCGCTGCTCGGCCAGCGGGTGTTCATCGTGCAGCAACCCGCACGCACGGCAGACGCCGAAGGCGGCGTGGCCGCCTTGGCCGAGGCATCGACCAAGGTGGCCAGCGAACTGGCGGCGTGGGTCGATCAAACCGGCCGTTGATGCTGCCGCTGCGGCGGCGGGCAGCAGTCGCCGCCGATGCCGCTGCAGGCAAGACCCGTCCAGGTGCATCCCTTCCCGGGGACTTCCCTAGCCCATGAAACCCATGTCCACCGGGTAGTCCGGCCGGCCCGCCGGTGCGCCAAAGTGCACGATGTTGGGCAACACGCTCGCCATTTCCGCGTCGGCCACACCAAACCATTTGGCCAAGGTGGCCGCGTATTGAGCGACCGACGTGGTGGGCAGCAGGCGGCCCTGGCCCACATGCCACTGGTCGTCGGGCGCGGCGGTATTGGTGATGCTGACGGGTGGGGCGCTGCCATAAAACGCCTTGCCTTTGACAGCACCGCCCACCATCAGGTGGTGGCTGCCCCAGCCATGGTCCGAGCCGTCGCCGTTGGAGCTCAAGGTGCGCCCAAAGTCGGAAGCGGTGAAGGCCGTGACCTTGTCCGCCACGCCCAGCTCCACCGTCGCGTTATAGAAGGCCGTCATCGCCTCGCTCAGCCGCTGCATCAATGCGGGTTGCTGCGCGATCAGGTTGTCGTGCAGATCAAACCCGCCCAGCGACACCATGAACACCTGGCGCTTGCTGCCCAGCGCCGTGCGGGCACCGATCAGGCGGGCCACCATCTTCAACTGCGTGGCCAGCGCGTTGTTGGCCGGAAACGCCGTGCCCAGCGTGACACCCGACAGCGCACCGGTCACCTGGCTTTCCGCCGTGACGGTGCGCGAGGTGATGCGGTTGTATTCGTTCTCCAGCGCCTGGCTGCGGGGCTGCTGAATCAGTGATGCGAGCGCCGATTGCACGGCCGAAGAGCCATACACCTTGCTCTTGACGCCATTGATGGGCACGGCACCGTTGGTGCTCACCTGGTATTGCAGGGCCGAGTCGCCCGACAGGAACACCGCATTGCCCGTGACCGAGATGCAGGTGAACAGCGAGTTGCCGTTGGACGACAGCGCCAGGTCGCCCAAGTTGCCGCCCCAGCCCACGGTGGAGCCTTCGGGTGAGGACGACTGCCACACCGACTGCTGGTCGTTGTGCGAAAACAGCTTGGGCGGCACCGGGTACGCGGCGCGGTCGGCGCTGTTGTATTGCGCACGCGTCAGCGGCACCACCAACGGGCCCACATTCAGCTGCACGGCCGCCTTGCCACTGTTGAACAGGCTCGCCAGCCCCCCCATGGCAGGGTGCAGCGCGTATTGGCGCCCACCGGGCAGTGGGGTGGTGGGGGTGAGCAGCGTGGGTGCCAGGTCGGCCCGGGCCAGCGCGATGCCGCCCGCCGTCTGCCCGGAGCCGCCGCCGCGGATGGTGCTGTAGCGGTTGTAGCTGTCGTCGTCGTAGGTGACCACGGTGTTGGCATAGTCGTTGCCCCCGTACAGAAAGACGCAGACCAGCGCCTTGTAGTCGCTGGCGCTAAAGGCCGCAGCCTCGCCCATCGCGGCCAGGTTCAGTGCGAAGGGCAGGGCAGTGCCGGCCAGGCCGAGTTGGGTGGACCGGCGCAGGAACGCGCGGCGGCTGTGGAGTTCTGGTTGAAGCAGGTGCATGGCGTGGCTTCTTGGGTTCGGTGAGGGGCGTGCGTGTGGTGCCGGCGGCAATCACTTTTGGACGAGGTATTCGGCCGAAGCCATCACCAGGAAGATGGCCGCCGCCACGCGGTCGAGTTTGGTGCTGTCGGTACTCGCCGCCGTGACGGGTGTTGCCTTCAAGGCGTTTGCGATGAGCTGGGTGGTGGCGTTGGACAACTGGCCTGCGCACATCAGCAGGTTGATGCGCGCCACCAGCGCGTCAGCGTCGGCGGCCAGCGCCAGTTCGCTGGCGTAGCTGGCCTTGAGGTCGTAGCCATTGCCGCTGGTGCTGGCGTTGTTGGGCAGCTCGGGGGCGTTCACATAGAGGCCGTTGCGGATGACGCCCTGCATGTAGTTCAGGTAGCCGCCCACGCTGCTTTCGTTGACCAGCTGAAACTCCGGCGCCACGGCGCCCCCGGCGGCCAGCGCCGTGGAGGGCGGCACATACCCAGGCCGGAAGAAATTGAACACCGACGGCGAGCGCAGCGGGCTTTGGCCCAGGCGGGAGCCGGGGTCACTCAGATCCCCGATCTTCCAGCTGCCCTTGGCCGATTCAAGGCCAAAGGTGCGGCCCCACTGCACCAGCCGCAGCATCGGCTCGCGCAGCTTGCCAAAGCCGGGCGCCGTGAGGCCTGCCGGGGCGCGGGCCTCATCGTCGAGCAAGATGGCGCGAATGACCGCCCGCATGTCCCCGCGCACGCCCGTCCCGTTGTTGTTGAAGGCCGCCGCCACGCGCGCCACATAGGCGGGCGATGGGTTGCTGGTGACCAGGCGCTGAATCAGCTGCTTGCCGATGAACGGGCCCACATTGGCGTGGTTGAACAAGGCGTCGAGTGCGATCTTGAGCGCTGCGGGCCCGGCCGTGTTGGCGGGCACGGAGGTCCCCAGAAAGGT
It contains:
- a CDS encoding ABC-type transport auxiliary lipoprotein family protein → MKNAIKNRAVSAYSSSARAIFYLKFGAASLLLAGCSALPSPPARPLLYDFGPGATAASPAEARAALAPQAMRAPLALAEIEATGLPDGSNAVLYRLAYSGAQQLRPYSQARWSQPPAQLVQQRLREELGHSRPILQADDGAALSRNSAQGGKLPLVLRCELEEFSHLFTSPTESTGTVRLRATLVDLTPTGESLLGQRVFIVQQPARTADAEGGVAALAEASTKVASELAAWVDQTGR
- a CDS encoding DUF1501 domain-containing protein, translating into MHLLQPELHSRRAFLRRSTQLGLAGTALPFALNLAAMGEAAAFSASDYKALVCVFLYGGNDYANTVVTYDDDSYNRYSTIRGGGSGQTAGGIALARADLAPTLLTPTTPLPGGRQYALHPAMGGLASLFNSGKAAVQLNVGPLVVPLTRAQYNSADRAAYPVPPKLFSHNDQQSVWQSSSPEGSTVGWGGNLGDLALSSNGNSLFTCISVTGNAVFLSGDSALQYQVSTNGAVPINGVKSKVYGSSAVQSALASLIQQPRSQALENEYNRITSRTVTAESQVTGALSGVTLGTAFPANNALATQLKMVARLIGARTALGSKRQVFMVSLGGFDLHDNLIAQQPALMQRLSEAMTAFYNATVELGVADKVTAFTASDFGRTLSSNGDGSDHGWGSHHLMVGGAVKGKAFYGSAPPVSITNTAAPDDQWHVGQGRLLPTTSVAQYAATLAKWFGVADAEMASVLPNIVHFGAPAGRPDYPVDMGFMG